Part of the Tribolium castaneum strain GA2 chromosome 4, icTriCast1.1, whole genome shotgun sequence genome is shown below.
GAGGGTGTGGGAAAGCTCAGCCGCCATCATTTTGCCGTTTTCTTCTTTGTCGTACAACTTCAAACATTCTAAGAAATCTTCGAATGTGCCTTGTTCTTTCTCTTTTTTGACCTGGCTGAAGATGGGAAGGAATTCATCTACTTTGAGTTTCTTCTCGTCTGTAATTTTCACGTTCATGATTTGCATTTTAGTTTAAGTAAGTGGCACTCACTCTTCTTCTTGGTGCCTCCCAATTTTTCAACGGTGGCCAAGGTTGGGTTGAGGTTGAGGGCCCTGAGCATATCGCCCAAATTGACGGCATCGACGGTACCATTGCCCTCAAAATCGTAGATCGAGAACACGAAGTTCGCTCCTAAGTCAGACCCAGATTACCATCTTTGTCATTTAGTTAGAGTGGTTTCAATAATTAGGTTACTGGGAAAGCGTATAGCGGAGCGCGATTCTAATTTTAGAAATCAATGGGGAGTAAAAATAGATTCAGATGCGAGTGTGGCCATATAAGTTCTAGGTTAAAATTAGCCAGACGCATATGCTTTGGAATTAAATGTCGGTgattgttatttatattttttactcaCTTTCGATATCCCTGGCGCTGAGATCAGCCTGTGGAAGGAACACGCGTGATTAGATTGTGCTTAAGTTTTTGGGCAAATGTTAGTTTTACGATACATGAACAAACGAATTATTTACGAGACGACACAGTTAATGCCTAGATACGAGTCTACACATGTATTGGTGTTAGGACATAAGACACAGACGTtcacaaaaatctacaaaaaagcACATAAAAGGACAGACACTGAGAAAAAACCGGTcacaaaaatttcactacCTATGAGACACCCGCAATAGTCTGGAATGGAAAATGTATGATTTATGTGATGGGTGAAAGAAAAGGGTAACTACTATTTGGGCTTTCTTAATCTTCTTCTTCCAGTACTTAAAGGCTCTAACATAGGCGGGTTCACCAAGAGTAGATTTATCAGCTTGCATGCTTCAATAACGTGCACTAACTTTGCAAGTACTTACCATTGTGATGATGTAACGTAACTTGCCTTCTAGTAAATGGACCAGAAGTGGGGCTCGGAGGACGGTGGGTCTCCTGTTTTATATGTGTAGATGTCGCTGGTGTTTCTGTAACTGAAGCCTCCTTCTTGGTCCTGGGACGCCTCTAACTTTGGCAACACCGttatttcgtttgaaattagtGAAACTGTCTTAGCCGCTCATGCCAATCCGCCTGCTCCAGAAAGGGAGCCAGAAATATCACAGGCGAAAGGGTGGGAGTGGTCAAGAACAAATGGATTTAGAACATAACTAAAGAATGTTTCAGGTGCTAAATTTGGCAGCAAAATATTACACTAACTTTAATTGGCAATCAATCACCCCACACAGTAATAATCGCAAGATTGGATTAAATTTCCTTCACAAACATaacaaatatatttaaaactaACATCAAcacaaaattacttttttccaAATCGTATTTGAGAAGCAGAGACCGGATTTTATGAAACTTTCTCAACACGCAATTTTTTAGAGCTTTTCCAAAActtgatataaaaaaaatataaaaataaaaagaaatatttgacaccttttttatttttcctaaatttctaaattgaattattaaattccAAATAAATTGTATACATTCTACAGTTGTGTTTAATTTACCCaatttaatatatatttttttaattttgtgtttctcAGGCTTCCAgattttcagctttttagtttcttaatttctctacagtatttcatttatttatttcttcaatttttcagttttttgtagttttactATCTTATCTTATTAATCTTATTACTTTGCatttcatagttttttaattatcactcTTTCAGTCATTTAGATCTACAGAATTGtaatttcattgttttttgtttgtttttttttgtattccagtatttaagtttttttagcttctctgtttatttttttaattagaatctAATGCTTCtctttttcagtttctcagtTTTGCAATCGCTTATtgcatcaaaattttaatctaaatattttttagttttttgtatattttttctcaCTGTTAAAGTGCCAAAACATCTGGAATTTCGCTGTTTCCTTAGAAAATTTCAAGTCTTCTATAACAATTGGGTTGAAAAATCGTGGATAAACTGTAGGTTTTATGGCGTCATGAAATGAAACACAAGAAATGCTTTTATAATTCTATGTATTTTATATGTGAAATGCCTTtactttgacaaaaatttattaaaaaattgttacaaaaaaacttaataaaaaatgtaaaataaaatttgattatttaacattaaagTCTTCGATCCctgtttcaaacaaaaacacatGAACCAAGTGGCACTTGtagaatagaataaaaaaggGAATACTTGTTTTACAGGATCGAAAGCTTCGGACAACACTATTCCTTTTTGCTGTCTTTATTTCTCCTAAGatacttcattattttcgccCCAAAATTCCATTTCTTCTTAGAGACATTGCTACATTTTTTGTCATCGCTTCTAAACTCTTCTCCGTGTTGTTCAGTTTCGGTATCAACATCATCGTCCACTCTTGAAATACTCGGTTCTAGATCGACCATATCCATCGATGACTCCGGCGGCATTCTTAAAATTCCAGTAGTGCTGCTGCTGCAACCCTCAGCAAAATTCTTATGGTCGTTGCCTTCAAGATCAATAACTTTCAACAGCTTTTCGTGGATTTCTTCCGACTTGGTCATTCGTACTTCACTTTCGGGCTCGTTTGTGACAAGTTTGGCCAACATCTGCTTGGAGTGTCTTACAAGATTGGTCAGTCGGTTTTTACGTTCTAGGGTGTTTCTTTTGACGGGTTCTGAGACAATTTTATCGGGAGTTACTTTCGATTTGTCACCGAGCTGATCACCGACACCTTGCGTACAGATCGGGCTTTTTTGCTCAGGCGGGTATTTCATTTCTTTTATAATACGTTTAATTTCCTCATCGAGGAGAGCCGTCTCGTCCTGTCGGTAATTTTCATTTGACGCACTTGTGTTTGAGGACGGCGACAAAATGTTGTCTATAATGTCACCCACGACGTTTGGTGTTATCTTTTCTAGTTTAGGGGGCTGCTGAAATCTGACATTATTAGTAGGTCCTTTCGTTTGTAATTGTTACCTCAAAGTTTCTAGCCAGAATTACTTCAAACGCGTTGTCTACAATGTCGTTCATTATTTCGGAGGCTACCACCTGGGAGCTGGAACTTGCACAAGGTGGTGATTTATAACGGTTTATTTCCCCATCACCACTGTCTGAAACGTTTGATTTTCCAGCGAtttgttgttgaaaaattgtGGCAGGACTCACCCTTCTCTGGAGGGAGAGCATAACTCGGCGTGTCAATAGCAGACATCTCTGGAACtgtgtcaattttttgtgaattttcaataaaatcgtttgattgaaaaaaatttcaattgttTGATGTTTGTCAtttgatacaaatttttgagcaaaatcgACTGacgtttcatatttttggcgTGAAGAACAAATTTcattacaaaatttatgaaatatgTAACAATGAAAATTCCTACGTTTTTACGTGTTGTTAAGTGTACTACGTTTTCGTGTCTTGTGCAACATGGGAGAGGATGTGGAACTCTGTTTAGAAATCCAGGTGGATTCAGAAACTAAACGAATATTATCTAATCCCCACAAATGTCGTTCCACTTTGCTAGACGTTACTGTAATCAAGCCAAAAGAGCTGGAAGCGTTTGGTACACAAAGAACCAATACGCTTCGAGCTGACGAAGTCAGAAAATTAATCACGTCGATGGAAAAGCagagaagaaaaaaacagaaagttcttgaaaaattaaagtgtGACGATACTGTTCTCCAAATTCGCAAACACGACGATGCTGATGCGAAAAAAGAATTCGCCAAAAATAAAGAACGAATTTCTTCCAATTCTCCAGTTGATGACTTAGAACGTAAAGACTTTATCGGGATTGCTGAGTCGGTAGAACctttattttgcgaaattcgTCGTTCGTTGAAAAACGTGGAAACAAGAATAACTAACATGCAAGACATCAATCTTGTTATCAGTCAAACCACAGTCGACGAAACTGCTTCAGAAGAATTTGTGATTTCGAGACACAAAAAGCCCAGTTCTTTGCCCAGTTCTCTCAGTAATCGGAACCATGATTGCTACAGAATTGAAACAGCACCGCATGACATAAGATCAATACTTTTACctcaaaagaaacaaaaattgttagatAAAGACGACAAGGTCGAAGGGAAATGTCTGTGTGAAAACTGCGGTATTATAGGATTGCTTGCTGAATGTCAAAAGCATCCACTTCTTGTCGAACTTAGTGAATCTCCATCACCTTCGTCTCATAAACAGTTCCCGAGTCCAAGAAAAAAACCAAAGATAAATCTCGAAAATATCAGTAAAATGAGGACAAAGGGTAATGGTGATTCCTACATAAACCATCTTTCGAACAGGATTAAAGTCCTGGAGGAGAGACTAGCAATGCAGGAGGAAAAAGTTGTTCCAAAAGattacttcaaaaaaatcatctcCAAGATGGTCACTGGCCTATCCCCCAAAATCGTCAAATCTAAAAGTGACACTTCTTTGCGTTCCCCacttaaaaattacaagaaatgTTCAAAGTTGCAAGATATACAGGAACGTCCGACTGAAAAATCTCTACAATGTCAAAGCTCGGAAGCTTTGCATTGTTTCCGCAGTTtcaaagaagataaaaaaccaGCCTTGAAAGACGACAAAGGCACAATCACCGACGAGGAACTGTTTTACGGCGGATACATTTGGAAATGGGGCGAGGAGATTTTAAAACCAGGAATTGATTTGAAAAATAGAATCGTAAATTTACTCAACGACATTTTGGGCAAGTTCGCTTTGTCCGAGAGAGGGTCAATAGAGGCGGCGCAAGCCGAAAGCATAAGAGAAGAAGCTATAAGAAAAATCATGCGACACATGAATGCGGGTAATTACGATCCTCGTGAAAATATCCGTCATTTAAGTCCACGCGAAAAAAGTCCCAAAAGTAATCCACAACGGGTCAAGTCTCCTTACTCTAAAAGCGACcacaaacacaataaaaacgtcGATGTTTCCTACATAAACCCAAAAATCTCCCTTTGGAGAAAAGACTCTCCAGACGTGTCGCAACAGAAGAGTAACACAAGTCGGAAAGTGTCTTTTTGGGACAGGCCTTCGccagaaaaatataaagtatcgCAGAGGAAAAGTAGCGCACAATCGCCTCAGTGGCGTAGGTCCTCTCCAGAGAAATTTAGGACGAGTCAAAGAATGTTGGAGCAGAGAAATAACGAACAAGGTAAGTGACTAAAGTTGAATGGTTGCGCAAAAAGTAATTAATCAATTGAAGGCAaacatgaatttttgaaaattgttagtAAAGCAAAGCAGCATCAGAAAGACATTTTGTGGAAGAATATATGGAACCAGGCCAAAGCCAACGGCCAGACGAAAAACgacaaaataacaataaaaataccaGTGCAGAGCAAGGGAAATAAGAGCGAGCACATCTTTGAAACCGAGATAAGTATCGGCGAGATCGAGCAAATTCTGAAAGGTGTTATCTCCCTGtgttaagaataaaaaaaggtttggtttttggaatttattttcaacagtatacaaaattgtaattatcaCAAATGTTATGTGACggatttttattctttaactACTTTACACCCCTGCATTTTAATCGATTCCTACTAGactagaatttttaaatagaaacgATGCTTTTAACTATGTAGTAAatagtttataaaaattgaataacgATTTAAAGCTATTTACATAGTTAACAACTATAATATTTAGTGCCAATTATTTAagccaaaattattaattgagaaatttgcacatttttcaaaGCACCAATATCACGTGAGTTGAGCTTGAAATGACGAAACTGtgatgaaaattttgaaaaactattaTATTGCGATAATTAGGCCGGCAGGTTTGACATTTTATTGCCACGACGTCTACTCAACTGTTTCCAAAACCTTCGATCCATCTGCTTATCCTGAACAAACAGCGTTACAAACAATACAATGCGGCCAAAAACTCACCTTTAATCGTCTAGGCGAAAGCGGTTTTTCCGCATAAGACGTAGGAACATTGTCTGAAATCGTGCCTTCTTTactgaaaattttgattaattgttTTCCTTCCGGAATGGTTTGGTGGATTCGGCGTTCGCGCCGCATgttaaaaaactcaaaactaATCAGGAGTTGAATGAGATTTCGGTTCCAGCGACTTacatttttgcactttttgctCGCGGTACTCGCTCAATATTTATGAACTTCACTGTTGGCTTGAACCGGTCGAAAAAACCGAGGGCGTCGTCGTAGTCTTCTTCCGCCGCTTCTACAATCTTGCGGTAACTTTCCGATCGATGAATTTTCGGAACAGCAGTCGCTTCGGACGTCGTAACTGCCGACCCCATCTCTGGAGTCTCTATCCGGTTTTCTACAGCAGTCGAACATTTGTCAGCAACATCGCCAGTTCCGTTGCCCTGCCCacaatgtaataaaatattgttttaaaaaacaacatttccCGGACAAAACACAAACTTCTCTTTAATATTTACCTGTTCCGGAGACATGGAAGGCTCGGTTGGGGTTCCCGATGATGAGGGAGAACAACTCTCCGAAAAGTCTTCTTCTATCAACGGTTCTAGTGTCCTGCGAGGAAGAAGACCTCTCATAATGGCACCAGTGATGGGAGGGGTCATTAGCAGCTCGTCCATCATGAGTTCTGTGTCGTCTCCATTGTCGGACGATATTGAACCGTCATAAGGCTAAAcaagaattaaattatttttgtaattcctGAAATAAAAATG
Proteins encoded:
- the LOC662923 gene encoding myosin light chain 1 isoform X1, encoding MQADKSTLGEPAYVRAFKYWKKKIKKAQIADLSARDIERANFVFSIYDFEGNGTVDAVNLGDMLRALNLNPTLATVEKLGGTKKKNEKKLKVDEFLPIFSQVKKEKEQGTFEDFLECLKLYDKEENGKMMAAELSHTLLSLGERLSDAETEEVLKDCMDQEDDDGFIPYEPFLKKMMA
- the LOC662923 gene encoding myosin light chain 1 isoform X2, translating into MADLSARDIERANFVFSIYDFEGNGTVDAVNLGDMLRALNLNPTLATVEKLGGTKKKNEKKLKVDEFLPIFSQVKKEKEQGTFEDFLECLKLYDKEENGKMMAAELSHTLLSLGERLSDAETEEVLKDCMDQEDDDGFIPYEPFLKKMMA
- the LOC103315104 gene encoding uncharacterized protein LOC103315104, which encodes MGEDVELCLEIQVDSETKRILSNPHKCRSTLLDVTVIKPKELEAFGTQRTNTLRADEVRKLITSMEKQRRKKQKVLEKLKCDDTVLQIRKHDDADAKKEFAKNKERISSNSPVDDLERKDFIGIAESVEPLFCEIRRSLKNVETRITNMQDINLVISQTTVDETASEEFVISRHKKPSSLPSSLSNRNHDCYRIETAPHDIRSILLPQKKQKLLDKDDKVEGKCLCENCGIIGLLAECQKHPLLVELSESPSPSSHKQFPSPRKKPKINLENISKMRTKGNGDSYINHLSNRIKVLEERLAMQEEKVVPKDYFKKIISKMVTGLSPKIVKSKSDTSLRSPLKNYKKCSKLQDIQERPTEKSLQCQSSEALHCFRSFKEDKKPALKDDKGTITDEELFYGGYIWKWGEEILKPGIDLKNRIVNLLNDILGKFALSERGSIEAAQAESIREEAIRKIMRHMNAGNYDPRENIRHLSPREKSPKSNPQRVKSPYSKSDHKHNKNVDVSYINPKISLWRKDSPDVSQQKSNTSRKVSFWDRPSPEKYKVSQRKSSAQSPQWRRSSPEKFRTSQRMLEQRNNEQGKHEFLKIVSKAKQHQKDILWKNIWNQAKANGQTKNDKITIKIPVQSKGNKSEHIFETEISIGEIEQILKGVISLC